A section of the Lepus europaeus isolate LE1 chromosome 10, mLepTim1.pri, whole genome shotgun sequence genome encodes:
- the PMCH gene encoding pro-MCH, producing MAKMSLSSYVLLLTFALFSQGILLSASKSIRNLEDDMVLNTFRMGKAFQKEDTAEKSVIAPSLEQYKNDETIFMNEEENKNSRNTGSKHNFLNHGLPLHLALKPYLALKGSVAFPAENGVQNTESTQDKREIGDEENSAKFPIGRRDFDSE from the exons ATGGCAAAAATGAGCCTCTCTTCCTACGTATTATTACTAACTTTTGCTCTGTTTTCTCAAGGTATTTTGCTTTCGGCTTCCAAGTCCATAAGAAATTTAGAAGATGACATGGTACTTAATACATTTAGGATGGGAAAAGCCTTTCAGAAGGAAGATACCGCAGAAAAATCAGTCATTGCTCCTTCCCTggaacaatataaaaatgatgaGACCATTTTCATGaatgaggaagaaaacaaaaattcaaga AACACAGGCTCCAAACATAATTTCTTAAATCATGGTCTGCCACTGCATCTGGCTCTAAAGCCTTATCTTGCACTAAAAGGATCGGTAGCCTTTCCAGCTGAGAATGGAGTTCAGAATACTGAATCAACACAAGACAAGAGAGAAATTGGGGATGAGGAAAACTCTGCTAAATTTCCTATAGGAAGGAGAGATTTTGACAGTGAGTAG